The following proteins are co-located in the Micromonospora coriariae genome:
- a CDS encoding cation:proton antiporter regulatory subunit, translating into MRVRVEQTALPGIGVRHDLVTESGRRLGVVSHRNGRRDLVLYDPDDPDACQADIPLTDDEAEALADILGASLMLGQLSGLREQAAGLLTEQIAITAGSRYVNRQLGDTKARTRTSASIVAVLRDGEVIVSPLPTFRFAAGDVVVVVGTRKGLDGVSAILADSDPDG; encoded by the coding sequence GTGCGAGTACGAGTCGAGCAGACCGCCCTACCCGGGATCGGCGTACGTCACGATCTGGTGACGGAGTCCGGACGCCGCCTGGGCGTTGTCTCCCACCGCAATGGCCGCAGGGATCTTGTCCTCTACGACCCCGACGATCCCGACGCCTGCCAGGCGGACATCCCGCTGACCGACGACGAGGCGGAGGCGCTGGCCGACATCCTCGGCGCGTCGCTGATGCTCGGTCAGCTCTCCGGGCTGCGCGAACAGGCCGCCGGCCTGCTCACCGAGCAGATCGCCATCACGGCGGGGTCGCGGTACGTCAACCGACAGCTCGGTGACACCAAGGCGCGTACCCGCACCAGCGCGTCCATCGTGGCGGTGCTGCGCGACGGCGAGGTGATCGTCTCGCCGCTTCCCACCTTCCGCTTCGCAGCCGGTGACGTGGTGGTCGTCGTGGGGACCCGCAAGGGTCTCGACGGTGTCTCCGCCATCCTCGCCGACAGTGACCCGGACGGCTGA
- a CDS encoding cation:proton antiporter: MHDSTTLLVEVGALLLLLGVLGRLSRRVGLSPIPLYLLAGLAFGHGGLLPLAASEEFFAVGAEIGVILLLVMLGLEYSANELVGNLRSAAPAGLIDGVLNALPGAIFALLLGWDWVAALVLGGITWVSSSGVIAKVLGDLGRLGNRETPVILSVLVIEDLAMALYLPLVTAVLAGTDLLGGGIALTVAVGTVLLVLVLAIRYGHLISSALSAKDPEALLLGVLGLTLFIAGLAAKLQVSAAVGAFLVGIALSGPVAHHATELLSPLRDLFAAVFFVFFGLVTDPRDIPPVLLPALALAVITMATKTLTGYLAARRVGIAEPGRWRAGLALVPRGEFSIVIAGLAVAAGSVEPRLAALATAYVLITVVTGPMLARLPDFPWFKRWLRNRAAAERREPVPIHD, translated from the coding sequence ATGCACGACTCCACCACACTGCTCGTCGAGGTCGGCGCGCTGCTGCTGTTGCTCGGTGTCCTCGGTCGACTCAGCCGCCGCGTCGGTCTTTCGCCCATTCCCCTCTACCTGCTCGCCGGGCTGGCGTTCGGGCACGGTGGGCTGCTCCCGCTCGCGGCCAGCGAGGAGTTCTTCGCGGTCGGGGCCGAGATCGGCGTCATCCTGCTGCTGGTGATGCTCGGCCTGGAATACTCGGCCAACGAACTGGTCGGCAACCTCCGGTCGGCGGCCCCGGCCGGGCTGATCGACGGCGTACTCAACGCACTGCCCGGCGCGATCTTCGCCCTGCTGCTCGGCTGGGACTGGGTGGCCGCCCTGGTGCTCGGCGGCATCACGTGGGTCTCGTCCTCCGGAGTGATCGCCAAGGTCCTCGGCGACCTGGGCCGACTCGGTAACCGCGAAACCCCGGTGATCCTCTCGGTCCTGGTGATCGAGGACCTGGCGATGGCGCTCTACCTGCCGCTGGTCACCGCGGTGCTGGCCGGCACCGACCTGCTCGGCGGCGGCATCGCGCTCACCGTGGCGGTGGGTACGGTGCTGCTCGTGCTGGTGCTCGCCATCCGGTACGGCCATTTGATCTCGTCCGCCCTGTCGGCAAAGGATCCGGAGGCGCTGCTGCTCGGCGTACTCGGGCTGACCCTGTTCATCGCCGGTCTCGCGGCGAAGCTCCAGGTGTCGGCGGCGGTCGGGGCGTTCCTGGTCGGCATCGCGCTCTCCGGGCCGGTGGCGCACCACGCCACCGAGTTGCTCTCCCCGCTGCGGGACCTGTTCGCCGCGGTGTTCTTCGTCTTCTTCGGGCTGGTCACCGACCCGCGGGACATCCCCCCGGTGCTGCTGCCGGCGCTCGCGCTGGCCGTGATCACCATGGCGACGAAGACGCTCACCGGCTACCTGGCGGCACGCCGCGTCGGCATCGCCGAACCCGGTCGATGGCGGGCTGGCCTGGCACTCGTACCCCGGGGTGAGTTCTCCATCGTCATCGCCGGGCTCGCGGTGGCCGCCGGCAGCGTCGAGCCGCGGTTGGCCGCGCTGGCCACGGCGTACGTCCTGATCACCGTGGTGACCGGGCCGATGCTGGCCCGGCTGCCCGACTTCCCGTGGTTCAAGCGGTGGCTGCGCAACCGCGCGGCGGCCGAGCGGCGGGAGCCGGTTCCGATCCACGACTGA